The proteins below come from a single Tachypleus tridentatus isolate NWPU-2018 chromosome 13, ASM421037v1, whole genome shotgun sequence genomic window:
- the LOC143237947 gene encoding solute carrier family 22 member 13-like codes for MVAKEIRTRTVGTNCISWTVGMCILPLLADLCRDWRILGLLTTCCCIPFLASGELPIATTALTIIGKCGYIGAYLAMYQQATELHPTPLRALGMGTIATIACVTTICAPHIVYLFPFLDRLFHHHLLCL; via the exons ATGGTTGCAAAGGAGATACGTACCAGGACTGTGGGAACCAACTGCATCTCATGGACTGTAGGAATGTGTATTCTGCCTCTTTTAGCTGATTTATGTAGAGACTGGAGAATACTTGGTCTATTAACCACGTGCTGCTGTATTCCTTTTCTAGCCTCTGGAG AGTTGCCTATCGCTACAACAGCTCTGACCATCATAGGAAAATGTGGATATATTGGTGCCTATCTTGCCATGTATCAGCAGGCAACAGAACTCCACCCAACCCCTCTTAGAGCTCTTGGAATGGGAACTATTGCCACCATTGCCTGTGTAACAACAATTTGTGCTCCTCACATCGTCTATCTG TTCCCGTTCCTTGACCGTTTGTTCCACCACCACCTCCTCTGCCTCTAA